Proteins from a genomic interval of Mycobacterium conspicuum:
- a CDS encoding DUF2889 domain-containing protein: MPFVTDILGPRQPVVDPAPPLVAGRLRRTSTIDTHPGGPGESLVDLRARDASATGTGDVEVLGEVRVGARLVNFVIDDLWCTPPASGLDALRGARVGAGFRSKIAALLPDEVRRASLLHLLLDDWVGAALVSGYGLQHTAITLGVEQKMPAGVADRMAGICAGFAPEASLVNYARRHDVVPTGRGPVAPPLDGLHDVDPLRARGMRRFRRLDMWPSDADSVEFDAHFRDSHMDDELVETIVHEYTVAGTVDTSTRTIAAVSAEVRVLPWQECPGAIGSAGRVRGMPLGELRHRVRSEFVGTSTCTHLNDTLRAIADLDALLDHFSAS, from the coding sequence ATGCCGTTCGTCACCGACATCCTCGGACCGCGGCAGCCCGTCGTCGACCCGGCGCCGCCGCTGGTGGCGGGGCGGCTGCGGCGCACGAGCACCATCGACACGCATCCGGGCGGGCCGGGGGAGTCGCTGGTGGACCTCCGGGCGCGCGACGCGTCCGCGACGGGAACGGGCGACGTCGAGGTGCTCGGCGAGGTCCGCGTCGGTGCGCGGCTGGTCAATTTCGTCATCGACGACCTGTGGTGCACACCGCCGGCCAGCGGTCTGGATGCGCTGCGGGGCGCTCGCGTCGGTGCGGGTTTCCGGTCGAAGATCGCCGCGCTGTTGCCCGACGAAGTCCGGCGGGCGAGCCTGCTTCACCTGTTGCTCGACGATTGGGTCGGCGCCGCGCTGGTATCGGGATACGGCTTGCAGCACACGGCAATCACGCTCGGCGTCGAGCAGAAGATGCCGGCGGGCGTCGCGGACCGGATGGCCGGAATCTGCGCGGGTTTCGCGCCCGAGGCGTCGCTGGTGAACTATGCCCGGCGACACGATGTCGTCCCGACGGGCCGGGGACCCGTGGCGCCGCCCCTGGACGGACTGCATGACGTCGACCCCCTTCGCGCACGTGGGATGCGCAGATTCCGGCGGCTCGACATGTGGCCGTCGGACGCCGATTCGGTGGAGTTTGACGCCCATTTCCGCGACTCCCACATGGACGACGAGCTGGTCGAGACGATCGTGCACGAGTACACGGTGGCCGGCACCGTCGACACCTCGACGCGGACCATCGCGGCGGTGAGCGCCGAGGTGCGGGTGCTGCCGTGGCAGGAATGCCCCGGGGCCATCGGCAGCGCCGGGCGGGTGCGTGGCATGCCGCTCGGCGAGTTACGCCACCGCGTCCGAAGCGAATTCGTGGGCACCAGCACGTGCACGCATCTCAACGACACCCTGCGCGCGATCGCCGATTTGGACGCGCTGCTGGATCACTTCAGCGCCAGCTGA
- a CDS encoding DUF402 domain-containing protein, with protein MRAVDEYTVRPWGLYLARPTPGRAQFHYLESWLLPSLGLRATVFHFNPGHERDYDYYLDVGEYTPDPATWRSEDHYLDIEVRTGSAASLADVDELLEAVRLGLLTPDVAERAVLRATTAVDGLARHGYDLQRWLAGLGMELSWR; from the coding sequence GTGCGGGCCGTCGACGAATACACGGTGCGGCCGTGGGGGCTGTACCTAGCCCGGCCCACTCCCGGCCGTGCCCAGTTTCATTACCTCGAGTCGTGGCTGCTGCCGTCGTTGGGCTTGCGCGCCACCGTCTTTCACTTCAACCCGGGCCACGAACGCGACTACGACTACTACCTCGACGTCGGCGAATACACGCCCGACCCGGCGACGTGGCGCTCCGAAGATCACTACCTCGACATCGAGGTGCGCACCGGGTCGGCGGCCTCACTGGCCGACGTCGACGAGCTTTTGGAGGCCGTGCGCCTCGGGCTGCTGACCCCGGACGTCGCCGAGCGCGCGGTGCTGCGGGCCACCACCGCCGTCGACGGCCTGGCCCGCCACGGCTATGACCTCCAGCGGTGGCTGGCCGGCCTGGGCATGGAGCTCAGCTGGCGCTGA
- a CDS encoding ATP-binding cassette domain-containing protein, whose translation MSRPAAPVLTIRHDGAQQSFAPGHEVVVGRDLYADLRIADPRISRAHLFLRFDQGRWRAIDNSLNGTYLNGYRMPVIDIHDGQSINVGNPQGPRLTFQIGSQQATVRPTQMRSVRDSGPPTLAWPMNPERGQPPQRPAPPPRPTREQTPRPGRARTGPVPAPPRPPGPPGPPRPYQHKVTPPPAPKREELTTVNARPAPASTKPPAEFTVVDAKPGDVSNLATRFVKFLSQRSPGAPRTRGTTVGAGTVTVGRAADNDIVVDDVLASRQHATLSLTPLGTEIRDRSVNGTFVNGTRVGSAILSEGDVVTIGNVDLVFTNSTLIPRKEAETRTGGLEVRGVKYVVDNGKQLLDDISLIARPGTLTAIIGGSGAGKTTLARLIAGYAQPSSGSVTFEGHDLHAEYASLRSRIGMVPQDDVVHRQLTVNQALGYAAELRLPPDTSKADRTQRVAQVLDELDLTKHADTRVDKLSGGQRKRASVALELLTGPSLLILDEPTSGLDPALDHQVMMMLRQLADAGRVVIVVTHMLSYLDICDQLLLVAPGGKTAFCGPPGDIGDAMGTTNWAKIFSKVGADPDEANRRFRAQNQAPGNRAMPETEPAELGKPVHTSLRRQISTIARRQVRLVVADRGYFVFLALLPFVLGSLSLTVPGSSGFHIPAQGAGTPDESAQILSLLLPAAAFMGIALTIRDLVGERAIFRREQAVGLSGSAYLLAKTAVFCGFAILQAAVITAIVVAGKGAPTRGPVVMGHGTALATVELFSTVAATCVASAILGLAISSVVRSTEQVMPLFVVAVMAQLVLCGGMVPVTGRLGLDQLSFGMPTRWGYAAAASTVDVRTLVPGSVLPQDRFWEHTAKIWAFDMAMLAALSLLYACFVRWRIRLRR comes from the coding sequence GTGAGTCGACCTGCCGCGCCCGTACTGACGATCCGGCACGACGGAGCCCAACAGTCTTTCGCCCCCGGCCACGAGGTGGTCGTCGGGCGTGATCTGTACGCCGACCTGCGCATCGCGGACCCGCGGATCTCTCGCGCGCACCTGTTTCTGCGCTTCGATCAGGGCCGATGGCGGGCGATCGACAACTCGCTGAACGGCACCTACCTCAACGGCTACCGGATGCCGGTGATCGATATCCACGACGGGCAGAGCATCAACGTGGGCAACCCGCAGGGACCCAGGTTGACCTTCCAGATCGGGTCCCAACAGGCGACCGTCCGGCCCACGCAGATGAGGTCGGTGCGAGACTCCGGGCCACCCACCCTGGCCTGGCCGATGAATCCCGAGCGGGGGCAGCCCCCGCAGCGGCCCGCGCCGCCGCCGCGACCGACCAGGGAGCAGACCCCGCGCCCCGGGCGTGCGCGCACCGGGCCCGTCCCGGCACCACCCAGGCCGCCGGGACCGCCCGGCCCGCCGCGCCCCTACCAGCACAAGGTGACACCGCCGCCGGCGCCGAAGCGCGAAGAGCTGACCACCGTCAACGCCAGACCGGCGCCTGCGAGCACGAAGCCGCCGGCCGAGTTCACCGTCGTCGACGCCAAACCCGGCGACGTGTCGAACCTGGCGACCAGGTTCGTGAAATTTCTCTCGCAGCGCTCGCCGGGCGCCCCGCGAACCCGCGGGACCACGGTCGGGGCCGGCACCGTCACCGTCGGTCGCGCCGCGGACAACGACATCGTCGTCGATGATGTGTTGGCCTCGCGCCAGCACGCCACGCTGTCGTTGACACCGCTGGGCACCGAGATTCGCGACCGCAGCGTCAACGGGACGTTCGTGAACGGCACCCGGGTCGGCTCGGCGATCCTGTCCGAGGGCGACGTGGTCACGATCGGCAACGTCGACCTGGTCTTCACCAACAGCACCCTGATCCCGCGCAAGGAGGCGGAGACCCGCACCGGCGGCCTGGAGGTGCGCGGCGTCAAGTACGTCGTCGACAACGGCAAACAACTACTGGACGACATCTCGCTGATCGCCCGGCCCGGCACGCTGACCGCCATCATCGGCGGGTCGGGGGCGGGCAAGACCACGCTGGCCCGGCTGATCGCCGGCTACGCGCAGCCCAGTTCCGGCTCGGTCACCTTCGAGGGCCACGACCTGCACGCCGAATACGCGTCGCTGCGCAGCAGGATTGGCATGGTCCCGCAGGACGACGTGGTGCACCGGCAGCTGACGGTGAACCAGGCGTTGGGCTACGCCGCCGAACTGCGGTTGCCGCCCGACACCAGCAAGGCCGACCGCACGCAGCGGGTCGCCCAGGTGCTCGACGAGCTCGATCTGACCAAACACGCCGACACCCGGGTGGACAAGCTGTCCGGCGGCCAGCGCAAGCGCGCCTCGGTGGCGCTCGAACTGCTGACCGGGCCGTCGTTGCTGATCCTCGACGAACCCACGTCGGGCCTCGATCCCGCGCTGGATCACCAGGTCATGATGATGCTGCGCCAGCTGGCCGACGCCGGGCGCGTGGTGATCGTGGTCACGCACATGTTGTCGTATCTGGACATCTGCGACCAACTGCTGCTGGTGGCGCCCGGCGGGAAGACCGCGTTCTGCGGTCCGCCGGGCGACATCGGCGACGCGATGGGCACCACGAACTGGGCCAAGATCTTCTCCAAGGTCGGCGCCGACCCCGACGAGGCGAACCGGCGCTTTCGGGCCCAGAACCAGGCGCCGGGCAACCGCGCGATGCCCGAGACCGAGCCGGCCGAGCTGGGCAAGCCGGTGCATACCAGTCTGCGGCGTCAGATCTCGACGATCGCGCGCCGGCAGGTCCGGCTGGTGGTCGCCGATCGCGGCTATTTCGTGTTTCTGGCGCTGTTGCCGTTCGTCCTCGGTTCGCTGTCGCTGACCGTGCCCGGTTCCAGCGGATTTCACATTCCCGCCCAGGGCGCCGGCACGCCCGACGAGTCCGCGCAGATCCTCAGCCTGCTGCTGCCGGCCGCGGCGTTCATGGGAATCGCGCTGACGATCCGCGACCTGGTCGGCGAGCGCGCCATCTTTCGGCGCGAGCAGGCGGTCGGCTTGTCGGGCAGCGCCTATCTGCTGGCCAAGACCGCCGTGTTCTGCGGCTTCGCCATCCTGCAGGCGGCGGTCATCACCGCGATCGTGGTGGCAGGCAAGGGCGCCCCGACCCGCGGGCCGGTGGTGATGGGCCATGGCACCGCCTTGGCGACCGTCGAGCTGTTCAGCACGGTCGCCGCGACGTGCGTGGCCTCGGCGATCCTCGGGCTGGCGATCTCGTCGGTGGTCCGCTCGACCGAGCAGGTCATGCCGTTGTTCGTGGTGGCGGTGATGGCGCAGCTGGTGCTGTGCGGCGGGATGGTGCCGGTGACCGGCCGGCTCGGGCTCGACCAGCTGTCGTTTGGGATGCCGACCCGCTGGGGGTATGCCGCGGCGGCGTCGACGGTCGACGTGCGCACGCTGGTGCCCGGTTCGGTGCTGCCGCAGGACCGGTTCTGGGAGCACACCGCGAAGATCTGGGCGTTCGACATGGCCATGCTGGCCGCGTTGTCGTTGCTCTACGCCTGCTTCGTCCGCTGGCGAATCCGATTGCGGCGTTGA
- a CDS encoding serine/threonine-protein kinase — protein sequence MDEMKRRARRPDAGRGLLSNPWLGRQAVRAGFQSLPSATVNHFMRRVPPVNSSPPAKARRDEASGSRLASGAPFAGYTILRPLGAGGMAEVYLALHPRLPRRDVIKVLAETITKDGEFRDRFNREADLAATLWHPHIVGVHDRGEFNGQLWISMDYVEGTDASRLMKERYPDGMPVDEVCDIVRAVASALDYAHDRGLLHRDVKPANILLTHPQDEERGERRILLADFGVARHLGDISGITETNVAVGTVAYAAPEQLTGSNIDGRADQYALAATAFHLLTGSPPFQHENPIAVISQHLHEDPPRLSDYRPDLAYLDDVFFTALAKDPGDRFERCRGFAAAFDDGDSIGDVRLSVNMAELRSPRGILRAMRHNVSPRTRWATALVCAMLIAVAATWSLLYSFQPDPAPPNPALASRPSAPAPVAGPTGNQGLDGTYQLTYDQTKRTGNGVQIRHDGPATDWWAFRSACTPNGCAATGTQLDDTNHLVANTADGGQTDSLRYVGGYWQGAPQQERVGCTQPNGQVTATQQETVAWSLAPQADGTLRGTETETVLSNECGAQGAVVRTPVVATRTGDVPAGVKLADPAEVVNATTAPVAPSPPVLGALCSDVGKLGYDPTNNEQVVCEGNSWAKAPTTAGTHTAGSSCDRPATPVFAMTTSNDGYLLQCDPVTRLWTRPAG from the coding sequence ATGGACGAGATGAAACGGAGGGCTCGGCGCCCGGACGCCGGTCGGGGGCTGCTGAGCAACCCGTGGCTGGGTCGTCAGGCGGTGCGCGCGGGCTTTCAGTCTCTTCCTTCGGCGACCGTGAACCACTTCATGCGGCGCGTGCCGCCGGTCAACTCGAGTCCGCCGGCAAAAGCCCGCCGTGACGAGGCCAGCGGGTCGCGGCTCGCCAGCGGGGCGCCGTTTGCCGGCTACACCATCTTGCGGCCGCTCGGCGCCGGCGGCATGGCCGAGGTTTATCTGGCGTTGCATCCCAGGTTGCCGCGCCGCGACGTGATCAAGGTCCTCGCCGAGACGATCACCAAGGACGGCGAATTCCGCGACAGGTTCAACCGGGAAGCCGACCTGGCCGCCACGCTGTGGCATCCGCACATCGTCGGGGTCCACGACCGCGGCGAATTCAACGGCCAGCTGTGGATCTCGATGGACTATGTCGAGGGCACCGACGCCAGCCGGCTGATGAAGGAGCGCTACCCCGACGGCATGCCCGTCGACGAGGTGTGCGACATCGTGCGCGCCGTGGCGAGCGCGCTCGACTACGCGCACGACCGGGGGTTGCTGCACCGCGACGTCAAACCCGCCAACATCCTGCTCACCCATCCCCAGGACGAGGAGCGCGGGGAACGCCGAATCCTGTTGGCGGACTTCGGGGTAGCCCGCCACCTCGGCGACATCAGCGGCATCACCGAGACCAATGTCGCGGTGGGCACCGTCGCCTACGCCGCGCCGGAACAGTTGACGGGTTCCAACATCGATGGCCGCGCAGACCAATATGCGTTGGCCGCCACGGCATTTCATCTGTTGACCGGTTCACCGCCGTTCCAGCATGAGAACCCGATCGCGGTGATCAGCCAGCACCTGCACGAGGACCCGCCCCGGCTCAGCGACTACCGTCCGGATCTGGCGTACCTCGACGACGTGTTCTTCACGGCGCTGGCCAAGGACCCGGGGGACAGGTTCGAGCGCTGCCGCGGTTTCGCGGCCGCGTTCGACGACGGCGACTCGATCGGCGACGTTCGCCTCAGCGTCAACATGGCCGAGTTGCGTTCTCCGCGAGGCATTTTGCGGGCGATGCGGCACAACGTGTCGCCACGGACCCGGTGGGCGACCGCGTTGGTCTGCGCGATGCTGATCGCGGTAGCGGCGACGTGGTCGCTGTTGTATTCCTTCCAGCCCGACCCCGCCCCACCGAACCCGGCGCTCGCCTCCAGACCGTCGGCGCCGGCGCCCGTCGCCGGTCCGACCGGCAATCAGGGGCTCGACGGTACCTATCAGTTGACCTACGACCAGACCAAGCGGACCGGCAACGGCGTCCAGATCCGCCACGACGGCCCCGCAACCGATTGGTGGGCCTTCCGCTCGGCGTGCACGCCCAACGGGTGTGCGGCCACCGGGACCCAGCTGGACGACACCAACCACCTGGTGGCCAACACCGCCGACGGCGGCCAGACCGACAGCCTGCGTTACGTCGGCGGCTACTGGCAGGGCGCCCCGCAGCAGGAGCGGGTCGGCTGCACCCAGCCCAACGGGCAGGTCACCGCCACCCAACAGGAGACGGTCGCGTGGTCGCTGGCGCCGCAGGCCGACGGCACGCTGCGCGGCACCGAGACCGAGACCGTGCTGTCGAACGAATGCGGCGCCCAGGGCGCGGTGGTGCGCACGCCCGTGGTGGCCACCCGAACCGGTGACGTGCCGGCCGGCGTGAAGTTGGCCGACCCCGCCGAGGTGGTCAATGCGACGACCGCGCCGGTGGCCCCGTCGCCGCCGGTGCTGGGCGCGTTGTGCAGCGATGTCGGCAAACTCGGCTACGACCCGACCAACAACGAGCAGGTCGTGTGCGAGGGCAACAGTTGGGCCAAGGCTCCGACGACGGCGGGAACGCACACCGCGGGCAGTTCGTGTGACCGGCCGGCCACGCCGGTGTTCGCCATGACCACCTCGAACGACGGCTACCTGCTGCAGTGCGACCCGGTCACCCGGCTGTGGACCCGCCCCGCGGGCTAA
- the uvrB gene encoding excinuclease ABC subunit UvrB translates to MAFATEHPVVAHSEYRPAAEAVEGLVRAGGRFEVVSPHAPAGDQPAAIDELERRILAGERDVVLLGATGTGKSATTAWLIERLQRPTLVMAPNKTLAAQLANELREMLPHNAVEYFVSYYDYYQPEAYIAQTDTYIEKDSSINDDVERLRHSATSSLLSRRDVVVVASVSCIYGLGTPQSYLDRSVELRVGTEVARDGLLRLLVDVQYTRNDLSFTRGSFRVRGDTVEIIPSYEELAVRIEFFGDEIEALYYLHPLTGEVIRQVDSLRIFPATHYVAGPERMAHAISTIEEELAERLALLESQGKLLEAQRLRMRTNYDIEMMRQVGFCSGIENYSRHIDGRGPGTPPATLLDYFPEDFLLVIDESHVTVPQIGGMYEGDMSRKRNLVEYGFRLPSACDNRPLTWEEFADRIGQTVYLSATPGPYELSQAGGEFVEQVIRPTGLVDPKVVVKPTKGQIDDLIGEIRKRADADQRVLVTTLTKKMAEDLTDYLLEMGIRVRYLHSEVDTLRRVELLRQLRLGDYDVLVGINLLREGLDLPEVSLVSILDADKEGFLRSSRSLIQTIGRAARNVSGEVHMYADSMTDSMKEAIDETERRRAKQVAYNEANGIDPQPLRKKIADILDQVYREADDSGGVEIGGSGRNASRGRRAQGEPGRAVSAGIFEGRDTASMPRAELADLIKDLTAQMMAAARDLQFELAARFRDEIADLKKELRGMDAAGLQ, encoded by the coding sequence ATGGCCTTCGCCACCGAGCATCCCGTCGTCGCGCATTCCGAATACCGCCCCGCCGCAGAGGCCGTGGAAGGGCTGGTGCGCGCCGGCGGCCGCTTCGAGGTGGTCAGCCCGCACGCCCCCGCCGGCGACCAGCCGGCCGCCATCGACGAGCTGGAGCGCCGGATCCTGGCGGGGGAGCGCGACGTGGTGCTGCTGGGCGCCACCGGGACCGGCAAGTCGGCCACCACCGCGTGGCTGATCGAACGCCTGCAGCGGCCCACCCTGGTGATGGCACCCAACAAGACGTTGGCCGCCCAGCTGGCCAACGAGCTGCGAGAGATGTTGCCGCACAATGCTGTTGAGTACTTCGTCTCGTACTACGACTACTACCAGCCCGAGGCGTACATCGCGCAGACCGACACCTACATCGAAAAGGACAGCTCGATCAACGACGACGTCGAGCGCCTGCGGCACTCCGCGACGTCGTCTCTGCTGTCGCGCCGCGACGTAGTGGTGGTGGCCTCGGTGTCGTGCATCTACGGCCTGGGCACCCCGCAGTCCTACCTGGACAGGTCCGTCGAGCTACGGGTCGGCACCGAGGTGGCCCGCGACGGGCTGCTGCGGCTGCTGGTCGACGTGCAGTACACCCGCAACGACCTGTCCTTCACCCGCGGTTCGTTCCGGGTGCGCGGCGACACCGTGGAGATCATCCCCTCCTACGAAGAGCTGGCGGTGCGCATCGAGTTCTTCGGCGACGAGATCGAGGCGCTGTACTACCTGCACCCGCTCACCGGCGAGGTGATCCGCCAGGTCGATTCGCTGCGGATCTTCCCCGCCACGCACTACGTGGCCGGTCCCGAGCGGATGGCGCACGCGATCTCCACCATCGAGGAAGAACTCGCCGAGCGGCTCGCGCTGCTGGAAAGCCAGGGCAAGCTGCTCGAGGCGCAGCGGCTGCGGATGCGCACCAACTACGACATCGAGATGATGCGGCAGGTCGGGTTCTGCTCGGGCATCGAGAACTATTCGCGCCACATCGACGGCCGCGGGCCGGGCACCCCGCCGGCGACGCTGCTCGACTACTTCCCCGAGGATTTCCTGCTCGTCATCGACGAGTCGCACGTCACCGTGCCCCAGATCGGCGGCATGTACGAGGGCGACATGTCGCGTAAGCGCAACCTCGTCGAGTACGGCTTCCGGTTGCCGTCGGCGTGCGACAACCGCCCGCTGACCTGGGAGGAGTTCGCCGACCGGATCGGCCAGACGGTGTACCTGTCGGCCACCCCCGGGCCGTACGAGCTCAGCCAGGCCGGCGGGGAGTTCGTCGAACAGGTGATTCGGCCCACCGGGCTGGTGGACCCGAAGGTGGTGGTCAAGCCGACCAAGGGCCAGATCGACGACCTGATCGGCGAGATCCGCAAACGCGCCGACGCCGACCAGCGGGTGCTGGTGACGACGCTGACCAAGAAGATGGCCGAGGACCTCACCGATTACCTGCTGGAGATGGGCATCCGGGTGCGTTACCTGCACTCCGAGGTCGACACGCTGCGCCGCGTCGAACTGCTGCGCCAGCTGCGCCTCGGTGACTACGACGTGCTGGTCGGGATCAACCTGTTGCGTGAGGGTCTGGACCTGCCCGAGGTGTCGCTGGTGTCGATCCTCGACGCGGACAAGGAGGGCTTCCTGCGGTCGTCGCGCAGCCTGATCCAGACCATCGGCCGCGCCGCCCGCAACGTGTCCGGCGAGGTGCACATGTACGCCGATTCGATGACCGACTCCATGAAGGAGGCCATTGACGAGACCGAACGCCGCCGCGCCAAGCAGGTCGCCTACAACGAGGCCAACGGCATCGACCCGCAGCCGTTGCGGAAGAAGATCGCCGACATCCTGGACCAGGTCTACCGCGAGGCCGACGATAGTGGCGGCGTGGAGATCGGTGGGTCGGGGCGCAACGCGTCGCGCGGCCGACGCGCCCAGGGCGAGCCCGGACGCGCCGTCAGCGCGGGAATTTTTGAGGGGCGCGACACAGCTAGCATGCCGCGCGCCGAACTTGCGGACCTGATCAAGGACCTCACGGCGCAGATGATGGCCGCCGCCCGTGACCTGCAATTTGAGCTGGCCGCGAGGTTCCGCGACGAAATCGCGGACCTCAAGAAGGAGCTGCGCGGGATGGACGCCGCCGGCTTGCAGTGA
- a CDS encoding MFS transporter, which yields MGETGTARDVGTWRELFGNHLGTSVVLAGGVALYATNEFLTVSLLPSAIAEIGGSRLYAWVTTLYLVGSVVSATTVNALLTRIGARSSFLAALGIFGAASLMCAAAPSIGVLIAGRAFQGVAGGLLAGLSYALINATLPRSLWTRGPALVSAMWGIATLVGPAMGGLFAQLGMWRWAFGAMVILTTLMALLVRVVLPTGEADRSAETPVTKVPVWSLLLVGIAALSISVAQLPHYFSATAGLLAAGALIVGVFVVVDMRMHAAVLPPSVFGRGPLKWIYLTIALQIIAVMLGTYVPLFGQRLGHLTPVGAGFLGAVLAFGWTAAELVSASLTDKRIVSGVIASAPLVMAAGLGLAAITQRDNAPISTVVLWAVGLLVSGIGIGMAWPHLSMRAMDSVNDPAEGGAAAAAINTVQLIAAAFGAGVAGVVVNTTKGGDVMAARYLYTTFVALAALGFFASYNAIYRHRLAAGMA from the coding sequence ATGGGGGAGACCGGGACAGCGCGCGACGTGGGCACCTGGCGCGAGCTGTTCGGCAATCATCTGGGCACGTCCGTCGTGCTGGCCGGGGGTGTGGCGCTCTATGCCACCAATGAGTTTTTGACCGTCAGCCTGCTGCCGAGTGCCATCGCCGAGATCGGGGGCAGCCGGCTGTATGCCTGGGTCACCACGCTGTACCTGGTCGGGTCGGTGGTCTCGGCGACGACGGTGAACGCGCTGCTGACGCGCATCGGGGCCCGCTCGTCGTTTCTGGCGGCCCTGGGCATCTTCGGCGCCGCCAGCTTGATGTGTGCGGCGGCGCCGAGCATCGGGGTGCTGATCGCCGGGCGCGCCTTTCAGGGCGTGGCCGGCGGCCTGTTGGCCGGCCTGAGCTATGCGCTGATCAACGCGACGTTGCCGCGCTCGTTGTGGACCCGCGGGCCCGCGTTGGTGTCGGCGATGTGGGGCATCGCGACATTGGTGGGGCCCGCGATGGGCGGCCTCTTCGCGCAGCTGGGCATGTGGCGGTGGGCGTTTGGCGCCATGGTGATCCTGACGACGTTGATGGCGCTGCTGGTTCGGGTGGTGCTGCCCACCGGCGAGGCCGATCGGAGCGCCGAGACGCCGGTGACGAAAGTGCCGGTGTGGTCGCTGTTGCTGGTGGGTATCGCCGCCCTGTCGATCAGCGTGGCGCAGCTCCCGCACTACTTCTCGGCGACCGCCGGGCTGCTGGCCGCCGGAGCGCTGATCGTGGGGGTGTTCGTCGTCGTGGACATGCGGATGCATGCAGCGGTGTTGCCGCCCAGCGTCTTTGGCCGCGGGCCGTTGAAGTGGATCTATCTCACCATCGCCCTGCAGATCATCGCGGTGATGCTGGGAACGTACGTGCCGCTGTTCGGGCAGCGGCTGGGGCATCTCACCCCGGTCGGCGCCGGATTCTTGGGGGCGGTGCTGGCGTTCGGCTGGACCGCCGCCGAGCTCGTCTCCGCCTCGCTGACCGATAAACGGATCGTCAGCGGGGTGATCGCGTCGGCGCCGCTGGTGATGGCGGCCGGGCTGGGGCTGGCGGCGATCACGCAGCGCGACAACGCGCCGATTTCGACGGTGGTGCTGTGGGCGGTGGGCCTGCTGGTCAGCGGAATCGGCATCGGCATGGCGTGGCCACACTTGTCGATGCGGGCAATGGACTCCGTCAACGATCCGGCCGAAGGTGGCGCGGCTGCCGCCGCGATCAACACGGTGCAGCTGATCGCGGCCGCCTTCGGCGCCGGGGTGGCCGGCGTCGTCGTCAACACCACCAAGGGCGGCGACGTGATGGCGGCGCGCTATTTGTACACGACGTTCGTCGCGCTGGCCGCCCTCGGCTTTTTCGCCTCGTACAACGCGATCTATCGGCACCGTCTGGCAGCCGGTATGGCCTGA